A genomic window from Streptomyces sp. WMMC940 includes:
- a CDS encoding SigB/SigF/SigG family RNA polymerase sigma factor, translated as MSSFPITRDPDVGAARPSRPAALDDLPEIPDFRTVSALDARALSLALFQRLRTLEEGSTEYSYVRNTLVELNLSLVKYAAARFRGRSEPMEDIVQVGTVGLIKAINRFDVGREVEFTSFALPTVVGEIKRFFRDTSWAVRVPRRLQELRLDLAKAYDALEQDLGRAPTAAELAAHLELTEEEVVEGQQAANGYVARSIEPLEDDENESPLARRLGHEDPALDVVECLECLKPLIARLPERERTILSLRFGEDLTQSEIGERLGISQMHVSRLLARVLTELRAALLADDGTPEHGRPRR; from the coding sequence ATGTCCAGCTTCCCGATCACCCGTGACCCCGACGTCGGTGCCGCCCGGCCGAGCCGGCCGGCGGCGCTCGACGATCTGCCGGAGATCCCGGATTTCCGGACCGTCAGCGCGCTCGACGCGCGTGCGCTGTCGCTCGCCCTGTTCCAGCGGCTCCGCACGCTGGAGGAGGGCTCGACGGAGTACTCGTACGTCCGCAACACGCTGGTGGAACTCAATCTGAGCCTCGTGAAGTACGCCGCCGCCCGGTTCCGGGGCCGCAGCGAGCCGATGGAGGACATCGTGCAGGTCGGCACGGTCGGCCTGATCAAGGCGATCAACCGCTTCGACGTCGGGCGCGAGGTCGAGTTCACCTCCTTCGCGCTGCCCACCGTCGTCGGCGAGATCAAGCGCTTCTTCCGCGACACCAGCTGGGCGGTACGCGTACCGAGACGGCTCCAGGAGCTCCGGCTGGACCTCGCCAAGGCGTACGACGCGCTGGAACAGGACCTGGGCCGCGCCCCCACGGCGGCGGAACTGGCCGCCCACCTCGAACTCACCGAGGAGGAGGTCGTCGAGGGCCAGCAGGCCGCCAACGGCTATGTCGCCCGCTCGATAGAGCCGCTCGAGGACGACGAGAACGAGAGCCCCCTCGCCCGCCGTCTCGGCCACGAGGATCCGGCCCTGGACGTCGTCGAGTGCCTGGAGTGCCTGAAGCCGCTGATCGCCCGACTCCCGGAACGCGAACGCACCATCCTGTCCCTGCGATTCGGGGAGGACCTGACCCAGTCCGAGATCGGCGAACGGCTCGGCATCTCGCAGATGCACGTCTCCCGGCTCCTGGCCCGCGTCCTGACCGAGCTGCGCGCGGCGCTGCTCGCCGACGACGGCACACCGGAGCACGGGAGGCCGCGGCGCTGA
- a CDS encoding DUF350 domain-containing protein — translation MTDIVNGLGRATAYGALGVVLLVLGIVLVDVLTPGKLGRLIWEERNRNAAVLLSSALLGIGGIVFTSIWTTYDDFGKGLASTAAFGVLGLALMAVAFLVVDLVTPGKLGATLVEPEPHPAVWVTASCNLAVAAIVSASIA, via the coding sequence ATGACGGACATAGTCAACGGACTCGGCCGGGCCACCGCTTACGGTGCCCTCGGCGTCGTGCTGCTGGTCCTCGGCATCGTGCTGGTGGACGTACTGACGCCCGGCAAGCTCGGCCGGCTGATCTGGGAGGAGCGCAACCGGAACGCCGCGGTTCTGCTGAGCTCGGCGCTGCTGGGGATCGGCGGGATCGTGTTCACCTCGATCTGGACGACCTACGACGACTTCGGCAAGGGGCTGGCGTCGACGGCCGCTTTCGGCGTGCTGGGGCTGGCGCTGATGGCCGTGGCGTTCCTGGTGGTGGACCTGGTGACCCCGGGCAAGCTCGGGGCGACGCTGGTGGAGCCGGAACCCCACCCGGCTGTCTGGGTCACGGCGTCGTGCAACCTCGCGGTGGCCGCGATCGTCTCGGCGTCGATCGCCTGA